In Nitrobacteraceae bacterium AZCC 1564, the following proteins share a genomic window:
- a CDS encoding uncharacterized protein (DUF427 family) (product_source=COG2343; cog=COG2343; pfam=PF04248), whose protein sequence is MDWHRSSKLWGASVGLSWQQGPLSTGAIGRFLIPEPLPKRLLYVERLRRRMRVRFGGIWIADSENVLLLFEPGRYPVAYFSETDVAPNVLERTEHTTQHPDLGLTSWYGVRADEQHIAPQGAWQHTNLPAHASELQARVAFAWRAMDAFYEEDERILGHAADPYHRIDIRQVSRHLVVRHRDRIIADTERPVVLYESGFAPRWYVPRADIDESALTPVKLQTFCPYKGLCSYYSIDDARQAAWSYPDAYPEVRRISNMVSFEPDIASVHLDGTQLHLEPGQTVVPHGPDRNLDVAELERAPGGGRATVTSG, encoded by the coding sequence GTGGATTGGCATCGATCATCAAAGCTATGGGGGGCGAGCGTGGGACTGTCCTGGCAACAAGGTCCGCTCTCCACGGGAGCAATCGGCCGCTTCCTGATACCCGAACCGCTGCCGAAACGGCTGTTGTACGTCGAGCGATTGCGCCGGCGCATGCGCGTGCGCTTCGGTGGAATCTGGATCGCCGATAGCGAGAATGTCCTCCTGCTCTTCGAACCGGGCCGCTATCCGGTCGCCTACTTCTCGGAGACCGACGTCGCTCCGAACGTCCTGGAACGGACCGAGCATACCACCCAACACCCCGATCTCGGGCTCACGTCCTGGTACGGCGTACGGGCAGACGAGCAGCACATCGCGCCGCAAGGAGCGTGGCAGCACACCAACCTCCCCGCACATGCAAGCGAACTGCAGGCACGCGTCGCGTTCGCGTGGCGTGCCATGGACGCTTTCTATGAGGAAGACGAACGGATCCTGGGCCATGCAGCTGACCCCTATCACCGCATCGACATTCGCCAGGTCTCCCGTCACCTCGTGGTCCGCCATCGTGACCGGATCATCGCCGATACAGAGCGGCCGGTGGTCCTCTACGAATCTGGCTTCGCACCGCGCTGGTACGTTCCACGCGCCGACATCGATGAGTCCGCCCTCACGCCTGTGAAGCTCCAGACTTTCTGCCCGTACAAGGGACTCTGCAGCTACTACTCAATCGATGACGCGCGCCAAGCGGCATGGTCGTATCCTGACGCCTATCCCGAGGTCCGCCGCATCTCCAACATGGTCTCGTTTGAACCGGACATCGCCTCGGTCCATCTCGATGGCACGCAGCTTCATCTCGAGCCGGGCCAGACGGTGGTTCCGCACGGTCCCGATCGCAACCTCGACGTCGCCGAGCTGGAGCGAGCCCCCGGCGGCGGGCGCGCAACGGTTACGAGCGGCTAG
- a CDS encoding SAM-dependent methyltransferase (product_source=COG0500; cath_funfam=3.40.50.150; cog=COG0500; pfam=PF13649; superfamily=53335) has protein sequence MGRFASTVELYEKFRPPYPVEFFRGVAQKLNLSKQHALIDLGTGPGLLALGFAPYVGRVTGVDPESAMLAAARAGAQRAGHTLTLIGGRAEDLPESVGRFDLVTIGRALHWMDKDALGALLERLVEPQGSVAVCASFSARDGSNAWLDEYNTARCAWSDKKLRSESRPEKRAHRDFAAALGGTAFHARETIQVETTQEVSTSDLAQRVLTFSSSSPAALGDKVDAMLADVEMRLAPFGRNGRLTETVVSMAQLARR, from the coding sequence ATGGGACGCTTCGCCTCCACCGTCGAGTTGTACGAAAAATTCCGGCCGCCCTACCCGGTCGAATTCTTCCGCGGCGTCGCACAGAAACTGAACCTGTCAAAGCAACACGCGCTGATCGATCTCGGCACCGGGCCCGGGCTGCTCGCGCTCGGTTTTGCTCCCTATGTCGGCCGTGTCACCGGCGTTGATCCGGAATCAGCCATGCTCGCCGCCGCGCGCGCCGGAGCGCAGCGCGCTGGACACACGCTCACCCTGATCGGAGGCCGCGCGGAAGACCTCCCCGAGAGCGTGGGCCGCTTCGATCTCGTCACGATCGGCCGCGCGCTGCACTGGATGGACAAGGACGCGCTCGGCGCGCTGCTCGAACGGCTGGTAGAGCCACAGGGCTCCGTAGCTGTCTGCGCGTCGTTCTCGGCGCGCGACGGCAGCAACGCCTGGCTCGACGAATACAACACGGCACGGTGCGCCTGGTCAGACAAAAAGCTCCGCTCGGAGTCACGACCGGAAAAGCGGGCGCACCGCGACTTCGCTGCCGCGCTGGGGGGCACGGCTTTCCACGCGCGCGAGACGATCCAGGTCGAAACCACCCAGGAGGTCTCGACCAGCGATCTCGCGCAGCGCGTGCTGACCTTCTCGTCGTCCTCGCCGGCCGCGCTCGGCGACAAGGTCGACGCCATGCTGGCGGATGTCGAGATGCGGCTGGCGCCATTCGGCCGCAACGGCCGTCTTACGGAAACGGTGGTGTCGATGGCGCAACTCGCGCGGCGCTAA
- a CDS encoding HAD superfamily hydrolase (TIGR01509 family) (product_source=TIGR01509; cath_funfam=3.40.50.1000; cog=COG0546; pfam=PF13419; superfamily=56784; tigrfam=TIGR01509), translated as MRIEPVFLFDLDGTLVDSVYQHVLAWKAALDTEGIELSVWRIHRKVGMSGGLFTNQLLREMGFAIEPDRIERLRHAHAVAYRALARDIRPLPGARELLDFLTREKMPWAIATSGRMETAAVNLASLGVDPERAPVVTRDQVKYAKPDPDLFIAAADRLKTSVERAIVVGDSIWDMLAATRCRALGVGLLSGGYGADELRQAGAIRVYEDPADLLQHIDEVGGRR; from the coding sequence ATGCGCATCGAACCGGTGTTTCTGTTCGACCTCGACGGCACGCTGGTCGACAGCGTCTACCAGCATGTGCTGGCCTGGAAGGCGGCGCTGGATACGGAAGGCATCGAGCTGTCGGTCTGGCGCATCCACCGCAAGGTGGGCATGAGCGGCGGGCTCTTCACCAACCAGCTCCTGCGCGAGATGGGCTTTGCAATCGAGCCCGACCGCATCGAACGGCTCCGTCACGCGCATGCAGTTGCCTACCGCGCGCTGGCGCGCGATATCCGTCCGCTGCCGGGCGCGCGCGAGCTGCTCGACTTTCTCACCCGCGAGAAAATGCCCTGGGCGATCGCAACCTCCGGACGGATGGAGACCGCGGCGGTGAACCTCGCTTCGCTCGGCGTCGACCCCGAACGGGCTCCGGTCGTGACCCGTGACCAGGTGAAATACGCAAAACCAGACCCGGACCTGTTCATCGCCGCGGCCGACCGCCTCAAGACCAGCGTCGAGCGCGCCATTGTGGTCGGTGACTCGATCTGGGACATGCTCGCCGCCACCCGCTGCCGCGCTCTCGGCGTGGGCCTGCTCTCTGGCGGCTACGGTGCCGACGAGTTGCGGCAGGCGGGCGCCATCCGCGTGTATGAGGACCCGGCGGATTTGCTGCAGCATATCGATGAAGTCGGCGGAAGGAGGTAG
- a CDS encoding hypothetical protein (product_source=Hypo-rule applied; pfam=PF11146; superfamily=161098; transmembrane_helix_parts=Inside_1_4,TMhelix_5_22,Outside_23_41,TMhelix_42_64,Inside_65_66), whose product MSRTLIIFGLVLVAAGLLWPWLGKLGLGRLPGDIMIERPTYSFYFPLMTSILLSLAISVILWLVNR is encoded by the coding sequence ATGTCGCGAACACTCATCATCTTTGGATTGGTGCTCGTTGCAGCCGGCCTGCTGTGGCCTTGGCTCGGAAAGCTCGGGCTCGGCCGCCTTCCCGGCGACATCATGATCGAGCGGCCGACCTATTCTTTCTATTTTCCGCTCATGACATCGATCCTACTCAGCCTGGCGATCAGCGTCATCCTGTGGCTGGTCAATCGCTAG
- a CDS encoding hypothetical protein (product_source=Hypo-rule applied; pfam=PF14163; superfamily=82693; transmembrane_helix_parts=Inside_1_12,TMhelix_13_32,Outside_33_54,TMhelix_55_77,Inside_78_165), whose amino-acid sequence MEWIGSVFSTVINAGWKIYLAAFLASAALLFIPDSLVTQLGLEEIRQSYRTYAGIVLVASVSLLTVNVISGIVHLVLKPWRDRQFNRAVYKMLGELTQDEKDFLRPFIFGNANTVTSPINDGVAGGLAAKQLIYRSSNVSFGLDWPYNLQPIPRKLLTAHPELLD is encoded by the coding sequence ATGGAATGGATTGGCTCTGTTTTCTCGACGGTAATCAACGCGGGTTGGAAGATCTATCTTGCGGCGTTCCTCGCGAGCGCGGCGCTTTTATTCATTCCCGATTCCCTCGTCACCCAGCTTGGCCTTGAGGAAATCAGGCAATCTTATCGCACGTACGCCGGCATCGTGCTGGTCGCCTCCGTCAGTCTGCTCACGGTTAACGTGATCTCCGGCATCGTTCATTTGGTGCTGAAGCCTTGGCGTGATCGACAGTTTAATCGTGCTGTCTATAAAATGCTCGGCGAACTGACCCAGGACGAAAAGGACTTCTTGCGACCCTTCATCTTTGGGAACGCGAATACCGTGACGTCCCCCATCAATGACGGAGTTGCAGGTGGGTTGGCAGCCAAGCAGCTCATCTATAGATCGTCCAACGTCTCCTTCGGCCTTGACTGGCCGTACAACCTTCAGCCCATTCCTCGGAAGCTGCTGACGGCGCATCCCGAATTGCTCGATTGA
- a CDS encoding hypothetical protein (product_source=Hypo-rule applied; superfamily=88946), translating into MNTLQRYLEVIVDPAWDDFHVNCSSARLAFVACVAIYHSVDRFAEEDGKKPGHYRKLWGKESMEFRPVDIIAHHFKHVLSDDERNKGNRPGITIGWALGFNETGETMDLRNLYFVIRDAVRFVHRKAGTEHPALPDPRKKAARNSGERQSKAR; encoded by the coding sequence ATGAATACCCTGCAGCGATACCTGGAAGTGATCGTAGATCCGGCATGGGATGATTTTCACGTCAATTGCAGCTCCGCCCGACTTGCCTTCGTTGCGTGCGTTGCGATCTATCATTCGGTCGATCGCTTCGCCGAGGAGGACGGTAAGAAGCCCGGCCACTATCGCAAGCTCTGGGGAAAGGAGAGTATGGAGTTTCGGCCGGTCGATATCATCGCCCATCACTTCAAGCATGTGCTGAGCGACGACGAGAGAAACAAAGGAAACCGGCCGGGCATAACTATCGGCTGGGCGCTCGGGTTTAACGAGACCGGAGAGACAATGGACCTCCGCAACCTCTACTTCGTCATTCGGGACGCGGTGCGGTTCGTGCACCGCAAAGCAGGCACAGAGCACCCAGCGCTTCCTGATCCGCGCAAGAAGGCCGCACGGAATAGCGGCGAGCGGCAATCTAAAGCGAGGTAA
- a CDS encoding hypothetical protein (product_source=Hypo-rule applied; superfamily=55486), which produces MRKTEAKAAFEQMFDNWEKELGITITAEHDPSFSDFCSWVERNHFSNYFNFRSVIGARDDVENWFINRFKQRWRY; this is translated from the coding sequence ATGCGCAAAACAGAAGCAAAAGCGGCGTTCGAGCAGATGTTCGATAACTGGGAAAAGGAGCTCGGCATCACCATCACTGCTGAGCACGATCCGAGCTTTTCCGACTTCTGCTCATGGGTGGAGCGCAATCACTTTTCCAACTATTTCAATTTCAGGTCCGTGATAGGTGCACGTGATGATGTTGAAAACTGGTTCATTAATCGCTTCAAGCAGCGGTGGAGGTACTAG
- a CDS encoding pantoate--beta-alanine ligase (product_source=KO:K01918; cath_funfam=3.30.1300.10,3.40.50.620; cog=COG0414; ko=KO:K01918; pfam=PF02569; superfamily=52374; tigrfam=TIGR00018) codes for MPQAPIIARRLSSLNRARAELGKRNATVGLVPTMGALHDGHVSLVRLAKRRTKKVVVSIFVNPTQFAAHEDLGSYPRTWKEDIAKLAAEGVDLVWNPDVKTMYPDGFATRVAPEGPALAGLEDRYRPHFFGGVATVVAKLFTQVRPDMAFFGEKDFQQLKVVTRMARDLDLGVKIVGGAIIRERDGLAMSSRNVYLSPEERRIAPVLFRTLKMTAKRLQAGDDFKVALADGVAAIKEAGFAEVDYLEARHAETLAPVSTTDDGPVRLLVAARLGTTRLIDNIKA; via the coding sequence ATGCCCCAAGCCCCCATCATTGCCCGCAGGCTTTCATCCCTTAACCGCGCCCGGGCAGAGCTCGGCAAGCGCAACGCCACGGTCGGCCTTGTCCCGACCATGGGCGCACTCCATGACGGCCATGTGTCGCTGGTACGTTTGGCCAAGCGCCGCACCAAAAAGGTGGTGGTCTCGATCTTTGTGAACCCGACCCAGTTCGCGGCGCATGAAGACCTCGGCTCTTATCCGCGCACGTGGAAAGAGGACATCGCCAAACTCGCTGCGGAAGGCGTTGATCTCGTCTGGAATCCCGACGTGAAGACGATGTACCCGGATGGCTTCGCCACCCGGGTGGCGCCCGAAGGCCCCGCCCTCGCTGGACTGGAAGACCGCTACCGTCCCCACTTTTTCGGTGGGGTCGCAACCGTCGTGGCGAAGCTGTTCACGCAAGTCCGGCCGGATATGGCGTTCTTCGGCGAGAAGGACTTTCAGCAGCTCAAAGTGGTCACGCGCATGGCACGCGACCTCGACCTCGGCGTCAAGATCGTGGGCGGCGCAATCATACGCGAGCGCGATGGCCTCGCGATGTCGTCGCGAAATGTCTACCTGTCGCCGGAGGAGCGTCGTATCGCGCCGGTGCTTTTCCGGACGCTCAAGATGACGGCGAAGCGCCTGCAGGCGGGTGACGACTTCAAGGTCGCCCTGGCGGATGGCGTGGCGGCCATCAAAGAGGCCGGTTTTGCCGAGGTCGATTATCTCGAGGCCCGGCACGCGGAAACGCTGGCGCCGGTTTCAACAACGGATGACGGGCCTGTCCGGTTGCTGGTGGCGGCCAGACTCGGCACCACCCGTCTGATCGACAACATCAAGGCCTAG
- a CDS encoding chromosome partitioning protein (product_source=KO:K03496; cath_funfam=3.40.50.300; cog=COG1192; ko=KO:K03496; pfam=PF09140; smart=SM00382; superfamily=52540) — protein sequence MMLLQASQERSGSAHVVVLGNEKGGSGKSTTALHIAVALLKAGQRVATIDLDARQRSFTRYIDNRRGWAKRTGIDLELPHHCCVALGNSMQIEDNEVSEFGQFSAAISAAEKTYDFIVIDTPGTDNYLMRLAHSMADTLVTPLNDSFLDFDVLGAVDPTTYSVIGESHYATMVRAARKQRRDVDGVTTDWIVVRNRLSMLGSRNKQLIAEGLDQLSFRLGFRPVDGFAERVVYREFFPRGLTALDALNEATLGARPNMSHVTAREEVTALLRHLKLPIDERGRRRAANRAEWFAQTDQPLEMHDLIA from the coding sequence TTGATGCTGCTGCAGGCTAGCCAAGAGCGATCGGGTTCGGCGCATGTCGTTGTCCTTGGCAACGAGAAGGGCGGCTCGGGCAAGTCGACCACCGCGCTTCACATCGCAGTCGCTCTCCTGAAAGCCGGCCAGCGCGTCGCGACGATTGATCTGGACGCCCGGCAGAGAAGCTTCACCCGCTATATCGACAACCGCCGCGGCTGGGCCAAGCGGACCGGCATTGATCTTGAATTGCCGCATCACTGTTGCGTCGCTTTAGGCAACAGCATGCAGATCGAGGACAACGAAGTATCCGAATTCGGACAGTTTTCGGCAGCCATCAGTGCGGCCGAGAAAACCTACGACTTCATCGTGATCGATACACCGGGGACCGACAACTACCTGATGCGATTGGCGCACTCGATGGCCGACACGCTGGTGACGCCGTTGAACGACAGTTTTCTCGACTTCGATGTGCTGGGGGCGGTCGATCCGACAACGTATTCGGTCATCGGCGAAAGCCATTACGCCACGATGGTGCGGGCAGCCCGCAAGCAACGCCGCGACGTCGACGGCGTGACCACCGACTGGATCGTGGTGCGAAACCGGCTGTCGATGCTCGGCTCGCGCAACAAGCAATTGATCGCGGAGGGGCTTGACCAGCTGTCGTTTCGTCTCGGCTTCCGGCCCGTCGATGGCTTTGCCGAGCGGGTGGTTTACCGCGAGTTCTTTCCACGCGGACTGACGGCCCTCGACGCCCTCAACGAGGCGACCCTGGGAGCTCGCCCGAACATGTCGCACGTCACTGCTCGCGAGGAGGTGACCGCCTTGCTGCGCCACCTGAAGCTGCCGATTGACGAGCGGGGGCGGCGGCGGGCGGCTAACCGGGCCGAATGGTTCGCCCAGACCGACCAGCCGCTCGAGATGCACGATCTGATCGCTTAG
- a CDS encoding hypothetical protein (product_source=Hypo-rule applied; cath_funfam=3.40.50.1820; pfam=PF00561; superfamily=53474; transmembrane_helix_parts=Inside_1_4,TMhelix_5_27,Outside_28_282), which produces MKRGLIILLGLFAVATVAYFTATKWAIRHETVSFYDETRQRPIDVAIAVRRDKEMKANAGMGALPVAIINHGNTVRFTEYSFLANVLAARGYLAISIQHDLASDAPLVTKVGELYVGRLPVYERGVANIEFTIAKMKKIQPNADYDHLTMVGHSNGGDISMYFAKLHPDNVKKIVTLDNLRVPFLTEGKFKILSFRSKDPVFKADPGVVPDDDICEQAGITVVKTGFQHVDMSDRGPEKVKESIQQTLDKFLADDSKLGPVDTRKIDVPKPGPVAQVAPPIN; this is translated from the coding sequence ATGAAGCGTGGATTGATCATTCTGCTCGGCTTGTTTGCGGTGGCGACCGTCGCCTATTTCACCGCGACCAAATGGGCTATCCGTCACGAGACCGTCAGCTTCTACGATGAAACGCGTCAGCGTCCGATTGACGTTGCGATCGCTGTCCGCCGCGACAAGGAGATGAAAGCCAACGCCGGCATGGGAGCGCTGCCGGTTGCAATCATCAATCATGGTAACACCGTCAGATTTACCGAATATTCGTTCCTCGCCAACGTGCTTGCCGCGCGCGGTTATCTGGCGATCAGCATCCAGCACGATCTGGCGTCCGATGCGCCGCTGGTAACGAAGGTCGGTGAACTGTATGTCGGCCGCCTGCCGGTGTACGAGCGCGGCGTGGCCAACATCGAGTTCACGATCGCGAAGATGAAGAAGATCCAGCCGAACGCGGATTACGATCATCTCACGATGGTCGGCCATTCCAACGGCGGCGACATCTCGATGTATTTCGCCAAATTGCATCCGGACAACGTGAAGAAGATTGTCACGCTCGACAACCTGCGCGTGCCGTTCCTCACGGAAGGCAAGTTCAAGATTCTGTCGTTCCGTTCGAAAGACCCTGTGTTCAAGGCTGACCCGGGCGTGGTGCCGGATGACGATATCTGCGAGCAGGCCGGTATCACTGTGGTCAAGACGGGCTTCCAGCATGTCGACATGAGCGATCGTGGTCCTGAAAAAGTGAAGGAGTCGATCCAGCAAACGCTCGACAAATTCCTCGCGGATGACAGCAAGCTCGGACCGGTAGATACGCGCAAGATCGATGTGCCGAAGCCAGGTCCTGTCGCGCAGGTCGCGCCGCCGATCAATTAG
- a CDS encoding hypothetical protein (product_source=Hypo-rule applied) has product MTSFSSSSPNLAPSMEDPSTPAMSDDECMVQLARVVEQHDDRQLEEVAQLIGRLAVTIE; this is encoded by the coding sequence ATGACCAGCTTCTCTTCTTCGTCTCCTAATCTCGCCCCTTCGATGGAAGATCCATCCACGCCCGCGATGAGCGACGACGAATGCATGGTGCAGCTGGCGCGTGTCGTCGAGCAGCACGATGATCGACAGCTTGAGGAGGTTGCTCAACTGATCGGAAGGCTGGCCGTCACGATTGAGTAG
- a CDS encoding putative hemolysin (product_source=KO:K03699; cath_funfam=3.10.580.10,3.30.465.10; cog=COG1253; ko=KO:K03699; pfam=PF00571,PF01595,PF03471; smart=SM00116,SM01091; superfamily=54631,56176; transmembrane_helix_parts=Outside_1_3,TMhelix_4_26,Inside_27_57,TMhelix_58_80,Outside_81_99,TMhelix_100_122,Inside_123_133,TMhelix_134_156,Outside_157_433): protein MLAFELATVIVLIVINGLLAMSELAIVSSRPARLAVLVEKKITGSRRALALASDPGKFLSTVQVGITLVGVLSGAISGATLGQRLTQWLLDLGVSPGFADAIGVGMVVTAITYGSLIIGELVPKQIALRDPEAIAVRVAPAMTLLAKISSPVVWLLDLSGKALLALLGQHGEANDKVSEDEIRNLIAEAENAGVLEPGEKEMIAGVLRLGDRPVGAIMTPRHEVNMIDLTDPPEVIRETFRNNPHSRLPVYEEDRDRPLGIIQAKDLLDAYLAGNEPNIKSLIREAPVIPMSADARDVLTILKHSPVHMGLVHDEYGSFEGVVTTADIMESIVGSFHTEEGPAEQAAVRRQDGSYLLSGWMPVDEFGDLLSIPIPASRGYHTLAGFTLQHFGAIPSVGDSFDYNGWRIEVVDLDGRRIDKLMASRLKSPRRAA, encoded by the coding sequence ATGTTAGCCTTCGAACTTGCGACGGTCATCGTTCTGATCGTCATTAATGGCCTCTTGGCAATGTCCGAATTGGCAATTGTCTCCTCCCGCCCGGCGCGGCTTGCTGTCCTGGTCGAAAAAAAAATCACTGGCTCCCGCCGCGCCCTGGCCCTTGCCTCTGATCCCGGGAAATTCCTCTCCACGGTCCAGGTCGGCATTACGCTGGTTGGCGTCTTGTCCGGCGCGATCTCCGGAGCAACGCTCGGCCAGCGCCTGACCCAGTGGCTCCTTGATCTCGGCGTTTCGCCAGGCTTTGCCGACGCGATTGGCGTCGGCATGGTCGTCACCGCCATCACCTATGGATCATTGATTATCGGCGAACTGGTGCCGAAGCAGATTGCGTTACGGGATCCGGAAGCGATCGCGGTGAGAGTTGCACCCGCCATGACCTTGCTGGCGAAGATATCTTCTCCTGTCGTCTGGCTGCTCGATCTCTCCGGCAAGGCGTTGCTGGCTCTGCTCGGCCAGCATGGCGAGGCCAATGACAAGGTTTCCGAAGACGAAATCCGCAACCTGATTGCGGAGGCGGAAAATGCAGGTGTCCTGGAGCCCGGCGAAAAGGAAATGATAGCCGGTGTTCTGCGCCTCGGCGATCGGCCTGTCGGCGCGATCATGACGCCACGGCATGAAGTCAACATGATCGATCTCACCGACCCGCCGGAGGTCATACGTGAGACATTCCGAAACAATCCGCATTCGCGGCTTCCAGTCTATGAAGAAGATCGCGACCGACCGCTCGGGATTATCCAGGCTAAGGACCTTCTTGATGCGTATCTGGCGGGCAACGAACCCAACATCAAAAGCCTTATTCGCGAGGCACCTGTCATACCGATGTCGGCGGATGCGCGTGACGTGCTGACGATCCTGAAACACTCGCCCGTGCACATGGGCCTGGTCCATGACGAGTATGGAAGCTTCGAAGGCGTCGTGACGACGGCGGACATCATGGAATCCATCGTTGGAAGCTTCCACACCGAAGAAGGTCCTGCAGAACAGGCAGCGGTGCGTCGTCAGGACGGATCGTATCTGTTGTCGGGGTGGATGCCGGTCGACGAATTCGGCGACCTCCTGTCAATTCCAATTCCCGCCTCGCGGGGTTACCACACGCTTGCTGGCTTCACGCTCCAGCACTTCGGAGCCATCCCCTCCGTGGGTGACAGCTTCGACTATAACGGCTGGCGCATCGAGGTCGTCGACCTCGACGGCCGCCGCATCGACAAGCTGATGGCGAGCAGGCTCAAATCACCAAGGCGTGCGGCCTGA
- a CDS encoding hypothetical protein (product_source=Hypo-rule applied; superfamily=53300): MTRDPTNPKSDVSPAGATPTEVRSSASDIAAFVKKARSMAHSQAHTGRLIFALDATMSRQPTWDMACQLQADMFREAGRIGGLHVRLVYYRGLSECRASPWISDTAKLSKLMSKIQCQGGHTQLGRVLSDARREAAASGVRAVVFVGDAMEEQLDALCATAGELGLLKVPCFMFQEGLDPTAETAFREIARLTGGAWCRFDTGSAAQLRELLRAAAAYASGGRDALMRLAKNTSGAAMLLEQMKA; the protein is encoded by the coding sequence ATGACGCGCGACCCGACCAATCCAAAATCCGACGTGAGCCCAGCAGGCGCGACGCCGACCGAGGTCAGGTCTTCCGCCTCGGACATCGCGGCTTTCGTCAAAAAGGCACGGTCGATGGCGCACAGTCAGGCCCATACCGGGCGGCTGATCTTCGCCCTCGACGCCACCATGAGTCGGCAACCCACCTGGGATATGGCCTGCCAGCTTCAGGCGGACATGTTTCGTGAAGCCGGCCGTATCGGCGGGCTTCACGTGCGGCTGGTCTATTATCGTGGCCTGAGTGAATGCCGCGCCAGCCCTTGGATATCCGACACCGCGAAACTCTCCAAGCTCATGAGCAAGATTCAATGTCAGGGAGGGCATACCCAACTTGGCCGTGTGCTGTCCGATGCTAGGCGCGAAGCGGCGGCATCCGGTGTACGGGCCGTCGTCTTCGTTGGCGATGCGATGGAAGAACAGCTCGATGCGCTTTGCGCCACTGCAGGTGAACTGGGTCTGCTTAAAGTGCCATGTTTCATGTTTCAGGAGGGTCTCGATCCAACCGCCGAGACGGCGTTTCGCGAGATCGCCCGGCTGACAGGGGGCGCGTGGTGCCGTTTCGATACAGGGTCAGCGGCGCAGTTGCGCGAACTGCTGAGAGCGGCGGCGGCCTATGCGTCAGGCGGCCGCGATGCATTGATGAGGCTCGCGAAAAACACGTCGGGCGCGGCAATGTTGCTCGAGCAGATGAAGGCCTGA